The following are encoded together in the Pseudomonas xantholysinigenes genome:
- a CDS encoding ribosomal protein uL16 3-hydroxylase, with protein MNSDTPLQLLGGLTAREFLRDYWQKKPLLVRQAFPDFVSPIDADELAGLALEDEVESRLVLEHGERPWELRRGPFAEDAFADLPERDWTLLVQAVDQFVPEVAELLEEFRFLPSWRIDDVMISYAAPGGSVGPHFDNYDVFLLQGDGKRTWKVGQMCNSDSPLIDHADLRILAGFEQSDEWTLEPGDMLYLPPRLAHYGIAEDACMTYSVGFRAPSAAEVLTHFTDFLGQFLPDEERYSDADAVPALDPHQIQHDALDRLKALIDKHMNDKDLLLTWFGQFMTEPRYPEQVVGEEVSEQELLDYLGQGAILIRNPSARLAWSEFGDDLLLFASGRSCPLPGKLRELLKLICSADALHSENLAQWLQDEDGLMLVQQLVMQGSLGFADE; from the coding sequence ATGAATTCTGATACTCCACTGCAACTGCTGGGCGGCCTCACGGCCCGTGAATTCCTGCGCGACTACTGGCAGAAAAAGCCGCTGCTGGTGCGTCAGGCCTTCCCCGACTTCGTCAGCCCCATCGATGCTGATGAACTGGCCGGCCTGGCCCTGGAAGACGAAGTCGAATCGCGCCTGGTGCTCGAGCACGGCGAGCGCCCCTGGGAGCTGCGCCGCGGCCCATTCGCCGAAGATGCCTTCGCCGACCTGCCCGAGCGTGACTGGACCCTACTGGTGCAGGCCGTCGACCAGTTCGTCCCGGAAGTGGCCGAGCTGCTGGAAGAGTTCCGCTTCCTGCCCAGCTGGCGCATCGATGACGTGATGATCAGCTACGCCGCGCCCGGCGGCAGCGTCGGCCCGCACTTCGACAACTACGATGTGTTCCTGCTGCAAGGCGATGGCAAGCGCACCTGGAAAGTCGGCCAGATGTGCAACAGCGACAGCCCGTTGATCGACCACGCCGACCTGCGCATCCTCGCCGGTTTCGAGCAGAGCGACGAGTGGACCCTGGAGCCGGGCGACATGCTCTACCTGCCCCCGCGCCTGGCCCATTACGGTATCGCCGAAGACGCCTGCATGACCTACTCGGTCGGCTTCCGCGCCCCGAGCGCCGCCGAAGTGCTGACCCACTTCACCGACTTCCTCGGCCAGTTCCTGCCGGACGAAGAACGCTACAGCGACGCCGACGCCGTGCCTGCGCTCGACCCGCACCAGATCCAGCACGACGCCCTGGACCGCCTCAAGGCGCTGATCGACAAGCACATGAACGACAAGGACCTGCTGCTGACCTGGTTCGGCCAGTTCATGACCGAGCCACGCTACCCAGAGCAGGTGGTGGGCGAGGAAGTGTCCGAACAGGAGCTGCTCGACTACCTCGGCCAGGGTGCCATCCTGATCCGCAACCCGAGCGCGCGCCTGGCCTGGTCGGAGTTCGGCGACGACCTGCTGCTGTTCGCCAGCGGTCGCAGCTGCCCGCTGCCGGGCAAACTGCGCGAGCTGCTGAAGCTGATCTGCTCCGCCGACGCGCTGCACAGCGAAAACCTGGCGCAATGGCTGCAGGACGAAGACGGCCTGATGCTGGTCCAGCAGTTGGTCATGCAAGGCAGCCTGGGGTTCGCCGATGAATAA
- a CDS encoding GNAT family N-acetyltransferase: protein MNKISVRLADWHKDNADIHRIRSAVFVAEQHVPPELEFDAEDPSAVHFLALEGDYPIGTARLLPDGTIGRVSVLKDWRGLNVGDALMRAVILEAQNRDLSQQMLSAQVHATPFYERLGFRVVSEEFLEAGIPHVDMVRDSRESA from the coding sequence ATGAATAAGATCAGTGTGCGCCTGGCCGACTGGCACAAGGACAACGCCGACATCCACCGGATCCGCAGCGCCGTCTTCGTTGCCGAGCAGCACGTGCCGCCGGAGCTCGAATTCGACGCCGAAGACCCCAGCGCCGTGCACTTCCTGGCGCTGGAGGGTGACTATCCGATCGGCACCGCTCGCCTGCTGCCCGACGGCACCATCGGCCGGGTCTCGGTGCTCAAGGACTGGCGCGGTCTGAACGTGGGCGACGCACTGATGCGCGCGGTGATTCTCGAAGCGCAGAACCGCGACCTCAGCCAGCAGATGCTCAGCGCCCAGGTCCACGCCACGCCGTTCTACGAGCGCCTGGGCTTTCGCGTGGTCAGCGAGGAGTTCCTCGAGGCCGGCATCCCGCACGTAGACATGGTCCGCGACTCGCGCGAGAGCGCCTGA
- a CDS encoding NUDIX hydrolase, with translation MSWQPHITVATIVEHDGKFLFVEEFKAGQHVFNQPAGHLEPNETLPQAALRETLEETAWEVELTGVVGIYLYTAPSNGVTYQRICFAARPLRHHADLALDSDIVRAVWLSRDELLAEPSRWRSELVPRCLDDYLKGPLHSLELLRD, from the coding sequence GTGTCCTGGCAACCCCACATCACCGTCGCCACCATTGTCGAACACGACGGCAAGTTCCTCTTCGTCGAGGAATTCAAAGCCGGCCAGCACGTCTTCAACCAGCCCGCCGGGCACCTGGAACCCAACGAGACCCTGCCCCAGGCCGCCCTGCGCGAAACCCTCGAGGAAACCGCCTGGGAAGTCGAGCTCACCGGCGTGGTCGGCATCTACCTGTACACCGCCCCCAGCAACGGCGTGACCTACCAGCGCATCTGCTTCGCTGCCCGCCCGCTACGCCACCACGCCGATCTGGCGCTGGACAGCGACATTGTCCGCGCCGTGTGGCTGAGCCGCGACGAACTGCTCGCCGAGCCATCGCGCTGGCGCAGCGAACTGGTGCCACGCTGCCTGGATGACTACCTCAAAGGCCCGCTGCACAGCCTCGAACTGCTACGCGACTGA
- the purB gene encoding adenylosuccinate lyase, translating to MQLSSLTAVSPVDGRYAGKTQALRPIFSEFGLIRFRALVEVRWLQRLAAHPQIGEVPAFSAEANALLDSLATDFKLEHAERVKEIERTTNHDVKAIEYLLKEQAAKLPELAKVSEFIHFACTSEDINNLSHALMLRAGRDEVLLPLMRQIAESIRTLAHTHAAVPMLSRTHGQPASPTTLGKELANVVYRLERQIAQVAAVPLLGKINGAVGNYNAHLSAYSQIDWEANARAFIEDELGLQFNPYTTQIEPHDYIAELFDAIARFNTILIDFDRDVWGYISLGYFKQKTVAGEIGSSTMPHKVNPIDFENSEGNLGIANALFQHLASKLPISRWQRDLTDSTVLRNLGVGFAHSVIAYEASLKGIGKLEVNKARIAADLDACWEVLAEPIQTVMRRFNIENPYEKLKELTRGKGITPEALLTFIDGLDMPAEAKAELKQLTPATYIGNAVAQAKRI from the coding sequence ATGCAGCTCTCCTCGCTCACTGCGGTTTCCCCTGTAGACGGCCGTTACGCCGGCAAAACCCAGGCCCTGCGCCCCATCTTCAGCGAATTCGGCCTGATCCGTTTCCGCGCCCTGGTCGAAGTACGCTGGCTGCAGCGCCTGGCCGCCCACCCGCAGATCGGCGAAGTGCCGGCGTTTTCCGCCGAAGCCAACGCCCTGTTGGACAGCCTGGCCACCGATTTCAAGCTTGAGCACGCCGAACGCGTCAAAGAGATCGAACGCACCACCAACCACGACGTCAAGGCCATCGAGTACCTGCTCAAGGAGCAGGCCGCCAAGCTGCCGGAACTGGCCAAGGTCAGCGAGTTCATTCACTTCGCCTGCACCAGCGAGGACATCAACAACCTGTCCCACGCCCTGATGCTGCGTGCCGGCCGTGACGAAGTGCTGCTGCCGCTGATGCGCCAGATCGCCGAATCGATCCGCACCCTGGCCCACACCCACGCCGCCGTGCCGATGCTGTCGCGTACCCACGGCCAGCCGGCCTCGCCGACCACCCTGGGCAAAGAGCTGGCCAACGTCGTCTACCGCCTTGAGCGCCAGATCGCCCAGGTGGCCGCCGTGCCACTGCTGGGCAAGATCAACGGCGCCGTGGGCAACTACAACGCCCACCTGTCGGCCTACTCGCAGATCGACTGGGAAGCCAACGCCCGCGCCTTCATCGAGGACGAGCTGGGCCTGCAGTTCAACCCGTACACCACGCAGATCGAGCCGCACGACTACATCGCCGAGCTGTTCGACGCCATCGCCCGCTTCAACACCATCCTCATCGACTTCGACCGCGACGTCTGGGGCTACATCTCGCTGGGCTACTTCAAGCAGAAGACCGTGGCCGGCGAAATCGGCTCCTCGACCATGCCGCACAAGGTCAACCCGATCGACTTCGAGAACTCCGAAGGCAACCTGGGTATCGCCAACGCGCTGTTCCAGCACCTGGCCAGCAAGCTGCCGATCTCGCGCTGGCAGCGCGACCTGACCGACTCCACCGTGCTGCGCAACCTGGGCGTGGGCTTCGCCCACAGCGTCATCGCCTATGAAGCCAGCCTCAAGGGCATCGGCAAGCTGGAAGTCAACAAAGCACGCATCGCCGCCGACCTCGACGCCTGCTGGGAAGTCCTGGCCGAGCCGATCCAGACCGTGATGCGCCGCTTCAACATCGAGAACCCCTACGAGAAGCTCAAGGAGCTGACCCGTGGCAAGGGCATCACCCCTGAAGCGCTGCTGACCTTCATCGACGGCCTGGACATGCCGGCCGAAGCCAAGGCCGAGCTCAAGCAACTGACCCCGGCGACCTACATCGGCAACGCCGTGGCCCAGGCCAAACGCATCTAA
- a CDS encoding DNA topoisomerase III, which translates to MRLFLCEKPSQAKDIAKVLGAQRRGDGCWLGNDVCVTWCIGHLLETAPPDSYDERYKRWSLDDLPIIPERWKMTVKPKTASQFKAVKRLLGEARELVIATDADREGEMIARELVEHCRYRGPIQRLWLSALDDASIRKALARLLPGQETFSLYHSALGRSRADWLIGMNMSRLFTLLGRQSGYQGVLPVGRVQTPTLRLVVDRDRSIADFVPVPFWAIDVQLESAGTVFNAQWRAPQSACDDQGRCLQQDLARHAAATMQAAGSARVLKIATERVREAAPLPFDLGTLQEICSKKLGLGAQETLDIAQALYETHKLITYPRSDSGYLPLSQHGEAAGILAALQRADASLAPLQPHLDAQRRSRAWNDQKVSAHHGIIPTAAASDPARLPPKYKAVYTLIRARYLAQFLPNHEYDRTQAEFDCAGQALRAVGKQIVEPGWRRALPEALTPAKGREAAPPQVLPALREGQDCALHDLALKDLWTQPPKPFTEGDLIKAMKNVAKLVDDPRLKQKLKETTGIGTEATRASIIQGLLDRGYLVKNGKALSATPAAFSLIDAVPRAIADPGTTAIWEQALDMVQNGEMSLEEFVARQSAWMGKLVQRCSGLRLTISGPAAGKAAAPWKKKRKGTAKGKAAAAKPRQPRRKVST; encoded by the coding sequence ATGCGCCTGTTTCTCTGCGAAAAACCCTCCCAGGCAAAAGACATCGCCAAGGTGCTCGGCGCCCAGCGCCGGGGCGATGGCTGCTGGCTGGGCAACGATGTCTGCGTGACCTGGTGCATCGGCCACTTGCTGGAGACAGCGCCGCCGGACAGCTACGACGAACGCTACAAGCGCTGGAGCCTCGACGACCTGCCGATCATCCCCGAACGCTGGAAGATGACCGTCAAACCCAAGACCGCCAGCCAGTTCAAAGCGGTCAAGCGCCTGCTTGGCGAAGCCCGCGAACTGGTGATCGCCACCGACGCCGACCGCGAGGGCGAGATGATCGCCCGTGAGCTGGTCGAGCACTGCCGCTACCGCGGGCCGATCCAGCGCCTGTGGCTGTCGGCGCTGGACGACGCCTCGATCCGCAAGGCCCTCGCGCGCCTGCTGCCGGGCCAGGAAACCTTCAGTCTGTACCACTCGGCCCTGGGCCGCTCGCGCGCCGACTGGCTGATCGGCATGAACATGAGCCGACTGTTCACCTTGCTCGGGCGCCAGTCCGGCTACCAGGGCGTGCTGCCGGTAGGCCGGGTGCAGACCCCGACACTGCGCCTGGTGGTGGACCGCGACCGCAGCATCGCCGACTTCGTCCCTGTGCCGTTCTGGGCCATCGATGTGCAACTGGAAAGCGCGGGCACGGTATTCAACGCCCAGTGGCGCGCCCCGCAAAGCGCCTGCGATGACCAGGGCCGCTGCCTGCAACAGGACCTGGCACGGCACGCCGCCGCTACGATGCAGGCGGCCGGCAGTGCCCGGGTGCTGAAGATTGCCACCGAGCGTGTACGCGAAGCCGCGCCCCTGCCCTTCGACCTCGGCACCCTGCAGGAGATATGTTCGAAGAAACTCGGCCTCGGCGCCCAGGAAACCCTGGACATCGCCCAGGCGCTCTACGAAACCCACAAGCTGATCACCTACCCGCGCAGCGACAGCGGCTACCTGCCGCTGAGCCAGCATGGCGAGGCCGCCGGCATCCTCGCCGCGCTGCAGCGCGCCGATGCCAGCCTTGCGCCGCTGCAGCCGCACCTCGACGCCCAGCGCCGTTCACGGGCCTGGAACGACCAGAAGGTCAGCGCCCACCACGGCATCATCCCCACCGCCGCCGCCAGCGACCCGGCGCGCCTGCCGCCCAAGTACAAGGCGGTCTACACCCTGATACGCGCCCGCTACCTGGCGCAATTCCTGCCCAACCACGAATACGACCGCACCCAGGCCGAGTTCGACTGCGCCGGCCAGGCGCTGCGGGCAGTGGGCAAGCAGATCGTCGAACCCGGCTGGCGCCGCGCGCTGCCCGAGGCGCTGACCCCGGCCAAGGGCCGCGAGGCAGCACCGCCCCAGGTGCTGCCGGCGCTGCGCGAAGGCCAGGATTGCGCGCTGCATGACCTGGCCCTCAAGGACCTGTGGACGCAACCGCCCAAACCCTTTACCGAGGGCGACCTGATCAAGGCGATGAAAAACGTCGCCAAGCTGGTGGATGACCCGCGGCTGAAACAGAAACTCAAGGAAACCACCGGCATCGGCACCGAGGCGACCCGTGCCAGCATCATCCAGGGCCTGCTCGACCGCGGCTACCTGGTCAAGAACGGCAAGGCGCTGTCCGCCACCCCGGCCGCCTTCAGCCTGATCGATGCGGTGCCTCGGGCCATCGCCGACCCCGGCACCACGGCCATCTGGGAGCAAGCACTGGACATGGTGCAGAACGGCGAGATGAGCCTGGAAGAGTTCGTCGCCCGCCAGTCGGCCTGGATGGGCAAGCTGGTGCAACGTTGCAGCGGCCTGCGCCTGACCATCAGCGGGCCGGCGGCAGGCAAGGCGGCAGCGCCGTGGAAGAAGAAACGCAAGGGTACGGCCAAGGGCAAGGCCGCGGCAGCCAAGCCCCGACAACCGCGGCGCAAGGTATCTACCTAA
- the hflD gene encoding high frequency lysogenization protein HflD — protein sequence MSNLQEQLIALGGVFQAAVLVDRIARTGQASEANIGCMLGSLLVVDPKNTLEVFGGDDLNLRDGYRALVGALERDPSSLQREPLRYALSMLGLERQLNKRGDMLDTIGNRLPQIQSQAEHFGLVHENVIASSGALYQDTLSTLRQRIQVHGDMRFLQQPSNASKIRALLLAGIRAARLWRQLGGHRWQLVFSRRKLLNELYGMMRTND from the coding sequence ATGAGCAACCTGCAAGAGCAGTTGATCGCCCTTGGCGGCGTGTTCCAGGCAGCAGTACTGGTCGATCGTATTGCCCGCACCGGTCAGGCCAGCGAGGCCAACATCGGCTGCATGCTCGGCAGCCTGCTGGTGGTCGACCCGAAGAACACCCTCGAGGTGTTCGGCGGCGACGACCTCAACCTGCGCGACGGCTACCGCGCGCTGGTCGGCGCCCTGGAGCGCGACCCCAGCAGCCTGCAGCGCGAGCCACTGCGCTACGCCCTGTCGATGCTCGGCCTGGAGCGCCAGCTGAACAAGCGCGGCGACATGCTCGACACCATTGGCAACCGCCTGCCACAGATCCAGTCCCAGGCCGAGCATTTCGGCCTGGTTCATGAAAACGTCATCGCTTCCAGCGGAGCCTTGTACCAGGACACCCTGAGCACCTTGCGCCAGCGTATCCAGGTGCATGGCGACATGCGCTTCCTGCAGCAACCGAGCAATGCCTCGAAGATCCGCGCCCTGCTGCTGGCCGGCATCCGCGCCGCGCGCCTGTGGCGCCAGCTTGGCGGGCACCGTTGGCAGCTGGTGTTCAGCCGACGCAAGTTGCTCAACGAACTGTACGGGATGATGCGTACCAACGATTGA
- the mnmA gene encoding tRNA 2-thiouridine(34) synthase MnmA, whose amino-acid sequence MTSPALKDPAKTRVIVGMSGGVDSSVSALLLMEQGYQVEGLFMKNWEEDDGTEYCTAREDLADAQAVCDRIGIKLHTANFAAEYWDNVFEHFLEEYKAGRTPNPDILCNREIKFKAFLDYALSLGADLIATGHYVRRRDTGALTELLKGLDPNKDQSYFLHAVGGAEIARTLFPVGELEKPEVRAIAEKHGLATAKKKDSTGICFIGERRFSDFLKQYLPAQPGDIETTDGEVIGRHHGLMYHTIGQRQGLGIGGLKDASDEPWYVLHKDLVRNVLVVGQGNEHPWLFSRALLASEIFWVNPIDLSSPRRLTAKVRYRQGDQQCTLERTEHGYRAVFDEPQRAVTPGQSVVFYDGEVCLGGGVIEVAEPWSPRA is encoded by the coding sequence ATGACCAGCCCAGCACTCAAAGACCCCGCCAAGACCCGCGTCATCGTCGGCATGTCCGGCGGCGTGGACTCTTCCGTCTCCGCCCTCCTGCTCATGGAGCAGGGTTACCAGGTGGAAGGTCTGTTCATGAAGAACTGGGAAGAGGACGACGGCACCGAATACTGCACCGCCCGCGAAGACCTGGCCGACGCCCAGGCCGTGTGCGACCGCATCGGCATCAAGCTGCACACCGCCAACTTCGCCGCCGAATACTGGGACAACGTGTTCGAGCACTTCCTCGAGGAATACAAGGCCGGGCGCACGCCGAACCCAGACATCCTCTGCAACCGCGAGATCAAGTTCAAGGCGTTCCTCGATTACGCCCTGTCCCTGGGCGCCGACCTGATCGCCACCGGCCACTACGTGCGCCGCCGCGATACCGGCGCGCTGACCGAACTGCTCAAGGGCCTGGATCCGAACAAGGACCAGAGCTACTTCCTGCACGCCGTGGGCGGCGCGGAAATCGCCCGCACCCTGTTCCCGGTCGGCGAACTGGAAAAGCCCGAGGTACGCGCCATCGCCGAGAAACACGGCCTGGCCACGGCGAAGAAAAAGGACTCCACCGGCATCTGCTTCATCGGTGAGCGGCGCTTCAGCGACTTCCTCAAGCAATACCTGCCAGCCCAACCGGGCGATATCGAAACCACCGATGGCGAGGTGATCGGCCGCCACCACGGCCTGATGTACCACACCATCGGCCAACGCCAGGGCCTGGGCATCGGCGGCCTGAAGGACGCCAGCGACGAGCCGTGGTACGTGTTGCACAAGGACCTGGTGCGCAACGTGCTGGTGGTCGGCCAGGGCAACGAGCACCCGTGGCTGTTCTCCCGCGCCCTGCTGGCCTCGGAGATTTTCTGGGTCAACCCGATCGACCTGTCCAGCCCGCGTCGCCTGACCGCCAAGGTGCGCTACCGCCAGGGCGACCAGCAGTGCACCCTGGAGCGTACCGAGCATGGCTACCGCGCGGTCTTCGACGAGCCGCAACGCGCCGTCACCCCGGGCCAGTCGGTGGTGTTCTACGACGGCGAAGTGTGCCTGGGCGGTGGCGTGATCGAAGTCGCCGAGCCCTGGAGCCCGCGCGCATGA
- a CDS encoding polyurethane esterase, translated as MPVFDYRQLDSTASSALYKDAMALATYAYHGIDDGFSAGYQQHGFGLGLPATLVKALIGGTDSQGVIPGIPWNPDSEARALAQVKAAGWTPISAEQLGYQGKTDGRGTFHGEAPGYTSAQVEILGRYDSAGHLTGIGIGFRGTSGPRENLLGDTLGDAINDLLAAIGPAGYARDYAGNAFGQLLDDVAAFAKANGLTGADITVSGHSLGGLAVNSLADLSTSRWGGFFQDARYVAFASPTQAADASKVLNIGYENDPVFRVLDGTSATWGTLGVHDGAKASATNNIVNFNDHYASDAWNLMPFSIGNIATWLSHLPTAYADGLGRVLGSSFYQWTSRDSTIVVSNLSDVTRGSTWVEDLNRNAEPHKGSTFIIGSSGDDLIHGGRGNDYLDGGAGNDTFRDDGGFNLIDGGAGHDTLKLQDALANLSIARDGEGTLYVRDAEGGISLVRNVETLVSKESSLLIFSKEVSHAVTPDGLLDSGKINPYALSQSGGQGSDQLLAGSQGQWLFGLGGDDRLVGGVGNDVLVGGAGNDVLVGGGGRDTFLFEGHFGQDRLLDFTGQDRLVFIGVDGGTAAPDWRAHASQVGDDLVLKFGGDSVTLVGIAGQGVADGQIVIA; from the coding sequence ATGCCCGTTTTCGATTATCGACAGCTCGACAGTACTGCCTCCTCTGCGCTCTACAAGGACGCCATGGCCTTGGCGACTTACGCCTACCATGGCATCGATGATGGTTTCAGCGCTGGCTACCAGCAACATGGTTTCGGCCTTGGGCTGCCGGCCACGCTGGTCAAGGCCCTGATCGGCGGTACCGACAGCCAGGGGGTGATCCCCGGCATCCCGTGGAACCCCGATTCCGAAGCCAGGGCCCTGGCCCAGGTCAAGGCCGCTGGCTGGACGCCGATCAGCGCCGAGCAACTGGGCTACCAGGGCAAGACCGACGGCCGAGGCACCTTCCATGGCGAGGCGCCAGGCTACACCAGCGCCCAGGTCGAGATCCTCGGCCGCTACGACAGCGCCGGCCACCTCACCGGCATCGGCATCGGTTTCCGTGGCACCAGCGGCCCGCGGGAGAACCTGCTCGGCGACACCCTGGGTGATGCCATCAACGACCTGCTGGCGGCCATCGGCCCGGCTGGCTATGCCCGCGACTACGCCGGCAACGCTTTCGGCCAACTGCTCGACGATGTGGCGGCCTTTGCCAAGGCCAATGGCCTGACCGGCGCCGATATCACCGTCAGTGGCCACAGCCTCGGCGGCCTGGCGGTCAACAGCCTGGCGGACCTCAGCACTTCGCGCTGGGGCGGTTTCTTCCAGGATGCGCGCTATGTCGCCTTCGCCTCACCGACCCAGGCCGCCGACGCCAGCAAGGTGCTCAACATCGGCTATGAGAACGACCCGGTGTTCCGCGTGCTCGACGGTACCTCGGCCACCTGGGGCACCCTGGGCGTGCATGACGGCGCCAAGGCCTCGGCGACCAACAACATCGTCAACTTCAACGACCACTACGCTTCCGACGCCTGGAACCTGATGCCGTTTTCCATCGGCAATATCGCCACCTGGTTGTCGCACTTGCCGACGGCCTACGCCGATGGCCTCGGGCGGGTGCTGGGCTCGTCGTTCTATCAGTGGACCAGCCGCGACTCGACCATCGTGGTGAGCAACCTGTCCGATGTGACCCGTGGCTCGACCTGGGTCGAGGACCTCAACCGCAACGCCGAGCCGCACAAGGGCAGCACCTTCATCATCGGCTCGAGTGGCGATGATCTGATCCATGGTGGGCGCGGCAATGATTACCTGGACGGAGGCGCGGGCAACGATACCTTCCGCGACGACGGCGGTTTCAATCTGATCGATGGTGGTGCCGGGCATGACACCCTGAAGCTGCAGGACGCCCTGGCCAACCTGAGCATCGCCCGGGATGGCGAGGGCACGCTGTATGTGCGTGACGCCGAGGGCGGCATCAGCCTGGTGCGTAATGTTGAGACCCTGGTCAGCAAGGAGTCGAGCCTGTTGATCTTCAGCAAGGAGGTCAGCCATGCGGTGACGCCGGATGGCTTGCTCGACAGCGGCAAGATCAACCCCTACGCCTTGTCGCAAAGTGGTGGCCAGGGCAGCGATCAGTTGCTGGCGGGCAGTCAGGGGCAGTGGCTGTTCGGCCTGGGCGGGGATGATCGCCTGGTGGGCGGGGTGGGCAATGATGTGCTGGTGGGTGGTGCGGGTAATGATGTGCTCGTTGGCGGCGGCGGCCGAGACACTTTCCTGTTCGAGGGGCACTTTGGCCAGGATCGGCTGCTGGACTTTACCGGGCAGGACCGCCTGGTGTTCATCGGCGTCGACGGCGGCACGGCGGCGCCGGATTGGCGGGCGCATGCCAGCCAGGTGGGCGATGACCTGGTGCTGAAGTTCGGCGGGGACAGCGTGACGCTGGTGGGGATTGCGGGACAGGGGGTGGCGGATGGGCAGATCGTGATTGCCTGA